The proteins below come from a single Macaca fascicularis isolate 582-1 chromosome 9, T2T-MFA8v1.1 genomic window:
- the HPS6 gene encoding BLOC-2 complex member HPS6 translates to MKRSGTLRLLSDLSAFGGAARLRELLAGDPAVRVRGSPDGRHLLLLRPLGTVAPQLLVAARGPGAELERAWPAGQPSPLDAFFLPWPARPALVLVWESGLTEVWGAGVGPGWRLLQSTELCPGGGARVVAVAALRGRLVWCEERQAGSEGPLGPPATAFSHCVCVRTLEPSGEASTSLGRTHVLLHHCPAFGLLASCRHLFLVPTATTWPGVAHVLLIWSPGKGKVMVAAPRLGLSYSKSLNPGRGDTWDFRTLLRGLPGLLSLREPLAVHTWAPTPHGLLLLDFGGTVSLVQSHGGTRAVGILQEAPVGSRGSAALGTFQGTLACVLGSTLELLDMGSGQLLERKVLSTDRVHLLEPPAPGMEDEEELETRGSLRLLSALGLFCVGWEAPQGVELPSAKDLVFEEACGYYQRRSLRGAQLTPEELRHSSTFRAPQALASILQGHLPPSTLLTMLRTELRDYRGLEQLKAQLVAGDDEEAGWTELAEQEVARLLRTELIGDQLAQLNTVFQALPTAAWGATLRALQLQTDGNGKLRSQAPPDVWKKVLGGITAVKEPPNGILPPFELLCQCLCRLEPRWLPPFVELAQQQGGPGWGAGGPGLPLYRRALAVLGEEGTRPEALELELLLSSGRPKAVLQAVGQLVQKEQWDRALDAGLALGPSSPLLRSEIFKLLLAEFAQHRRLDAHLPLLCRLCPPELAPAELLLLLRTYLPDEVGPPTPFPEPGAEPPLTVGLLKALLEQTGTQGWPSGPVLSPYEDILWDPSTPPPTPPRDL, encoded by the coding sequence ATGAAGCGCTCGGGGACTCTGCGGCTGCTCTCGGACCTGAGTGCCttcggcggcgcggcgcggctcCGGGAGCTGCTGGCCGGGGACCCAGCGGTACGAGTCCGCGGCAGCCCGGACGGCCGCCACCTGCTGCTCCTGCGACCCCTGGGGACGGTAGCCCCGCAGCTGCTGGTCGCGGCGCGAGGGCCCGGCGCGGAGCTGGAGCGGGCCTGGCCGGCAGGCCAGCCCTCCCCGCTGGACGCCTTCTTCCTGCCGTGGCCAGCGCGGCCGGCGCTGGTGCTGGTGTGGGAGAGTGGCCTGACGGAGGTGTGGGGCGCGGGCGTGGGGCCTGGCTGGCGACTGCTGCAGAGCACCGAGCTGTGTCCGGGCGGGGGAGCCCGCGTGGTGGCAGTGGCGGCGCTCCGAGGCCGCCTGGTGTGGTGCGAGGAGCGCCAAGCCGGGTCCGAGGGCCCGTTAGGGCCGCCAGCAACTGCTTTCAGCCACTGTGTGTGCGTCCGGACCCTGGAGCCCAGCGGGGAAGCTAGCACCAGCCTGGGCCGCACGCACGTCCTGCTGCACCACTGCCCCGCTTTCGGGCTGCTGGCCTCCTGCAGACACCTCTTCCTGGTGCCCACTGCCACCACCTGGCCTGGCGTGGCCCACGTTCTACTCATCTGGAGCCCAGGCAAGGGCAAAGTGATGGTGGCTGCCCCACGGCTTGGCCTCTCCTACAGTAAGAGTCTGAATCCTGGACGAGGGGACACGTGGGACTTCCGGACCCTGCTCCGAGGCCTTCCTGGGTTGCTGTCCCTCAGAGAGCCACTGGCTGTACACACCTGGGCCCCAACTCCCCACGGCCTGCTGTTGCTTGACTTTGGGGGCACTGTGAGCCTAGTGCAGTCCCACGGTGGTACCCGGGCAGTGGGCATCCTGCAGGAGGCACCTGTAGGCTCGCGGGGGTCTGCAGCCCTAGGCACATTTCAGGGCACTCTGGCCTGTGTGCTGGGCTCCACATTGGAACTGCTGGACATGGGCAGTGGGCAGCTGCTGGAGAGGAAGGTCCTAAGTACAGACAGGGTACATCTGCTGGAACCGCCAGCCCCCGGCATGGAGGATGAGGAAGAGCTGGAGACCCGAGGGAGTCTTCGTCTGCTTTCAGCCTTGGGTCTGTTTTGTGTGGGCTGGGAAGCCCCACAGGGTGTTGAGCTGCCTTCAGCCAAGGATCTGGTGTTTGAGGAGGCTTGCGGGTACTACCAGCGGCGGAGCCTGCGGGGTGCCCAGCTCACTCCAGAAGAACTGAGACACAGCAGCACATTCCGGGCACCTCAGGCCCTGGCCTCCATCCTCCAGGGCCACCTGCCCCCATCTACACTGCTGACCATGTTGAGGACCGAACTTCGGGATTACCGAGGCTTAGAGCAGCTGAAGGCCCAGCTGGTGGCTGGCGATGATGAGGAGGCTGGTTGGACTGAGCTGGCGGAGCAGGAAGTGGCACGCCTGCTGAGGACCGAGTTGATAGGAGACCAGCTGGCCCAGCTCAACACTGTTTTCCAGGCCCTTCCTACAGCAGCCTGGGGTGCCACCCTCAGGGCCCTGCAGCTCCAGACAGATGGGAATGGCAAGCTGAGGTCCCAAGCACCCCCTGATGTGTGGAAGAAAGTGTTAGGGGGAATAACCGCTGTAAAGGAACCCCCCAATGGGATACTGCCCCCCTTTGAACTCCTCTGCCAATGTCTGTGCCGGCTGGAGCCTCGATGGCTGCCACCTTTTGTGGAGCTGGCTCAGCAGCAGGGTGGGCCGGGCTGGGGGGCAGGGGGCCCAGGACTGCCCCTGTATCGCCGAGCCCTGGCAGTGCTAGGTGAGGAGGGGACCAGGCCTGAGGCTCTGGAGCTAGAGCTGCTCTTGAGCAGTGGGCGGCCCAAAGCTGTGCTCCAAGCTGTCGGGCAGCTGGTGCAAAAGGAGCAATGGGATCGGGCTCTGGATGCAGGCCTGGCCCTCGGCCCCTCCAGTCCCTTGCTTCGAAgtgaaatcttcaaactgctgcTGGCCGAGTTTGCCCAGCACCGCCGGCTTGATGCTCACCTCCCCCTCCTTTGCCGCCTGTGCCCACCAGAACTGGCTCCAGCTGAGCTCCTGCTTCTACTGAGGACATACCTCCCAGATGAGGTGGGGCCCCCTACCCCATTTCCTGAGCCTGGAGCAGAGCCCCCTCTCACTGTGGGCTTACTCAAAGCCCTGCTGGAGCAGACTGGGACTCAAGGATGGCCCTCAGGCCCAGTTCTAAGCCCATATGAGGACATCCTATGGGACCCTAGCACTCCACCCCCGACCCCACCTCGGGACCTATGA